Proteins found in one Planctomycetes bacterium MalM25 genomic segment:
- a CDS encoding Glycosyl hydrolases family 43, protein MSQKLSAATLRAKNYPLGPEWYCEIVTKPITGDLAEHQDGIVRRDPSAVIQVDGVYHVWYSRSTGMSAGFGSGDLDAKTFPWDHCDLWHATSEDGWHWVEQGPAVLRGEAGSYDDRSVFTPEVLAHEGKYYLVYQVVQSPYLRRSYEHVSLAVADSPEGPWRKVDGPILETAQDGEWDGDADNRFLVKSKGSFDSHKTHDPTLMAYSGKFYLYYKGEPMGEEMFMGGRETKWGVAIADQPEGPYVRSEYNPITNSGHEVCVWHYDGGIAAMLTTDGPERNTIQWAPDGINFEIKAYIKGAPEANGLFRTPDHEKGPLEGLRWGLCHEVGDHSGFMRRFEVDEELKNYFLRRETYE, encoded by the coding sequence GTGTCGCAGAAGCTCAGCGCCGCCACGCTCCGCGCCAAGAACTACCCGCTTGGTCCCGAGTGGTACTGCGAGATCGTCACCAAGCCGATCACGGGCGACCTGGCCGAGCACCAGGACGGCATCGTCCGCCGCGACCCGAGCGCGGTCATCCAGGTCGATGGCGTCTATCACGTCTGGTACAGCCGCTCGACCGGCATGAGCGCCGGCTTCGGCAGCGGCGACCTCGACGCGAAGACCTTCCCCTGGGACCACTGCGACCTCTGGCACGCCACGAGCGAAGACGGCTGGCACTGGGTCGAGCAGGGCCCCGCGGTCCTGCGCGGCGAGGCCGGATCGTACGACGATCGCAGCGTCTTCACGCCCGAGGTGCTCGCCCACGAGGGCAAATACTACCTCGTCTACCAGGTCGTGCAGTCGCCCTACCTGCGGCGTTCGTACGAGCACGTCTCGCTGGCGGTCGCCGACAGCCCCGAGGGTCCGTGGAGAAAGGTGGACGGCCCGATCCTCGAGACCGCTCAAGACGGCGAGTGGGACGGCGACGCCGACAACCGTTTCCTGGTGAAGTCGAAGGGGAGCTTCGACAGCCACAAGACGCACGACCCGACCCTCATGGCCTACAGCGGCAAGTTCTACCTTTACTACAAGGGCGAGCCGATGGGCGAAGAGATGTTCATGGGCGGGCGGGAAACGAAGTGGGGCGTCGCCATCGCGGACCAGCCCGAGGGCCCCTACGTCCGCAGCGAGTACAACCCGATCACCAACTCGGGCCACGAGGTCTGCGTTTGGCACTACGACGGCGGCATCGCCGCGATGCTCACGACCGACGGCCCCGAGCGCAACACGATCCAGTGGGCGCCCGACGGCATCAACTTCGAGATCAAGGCCTACATCAAGGGCGCGCCCGAGGCGAACGGCCTGTTCCGCACGCCCGACCACGAGAAGGGCCCGCTCGAAGGCCTCCGCTGGGGGCTCTGCCACGAGGTGGGCGACCATTCGGGATTCATGCGGCGATTCGAAGTCGACGAAGAGCTGAAGAACTACTTTCTGAGGCGTGAGACCTACGAGTGA
- the adhD gene encoding Putative alcohol dehydrogenase D translates to MTHSVAAAVSDSQGGFKIREIEVGEPGPGEVAVRVMASGVCHTDFDSMSWDRPVVMGHEGAGVVTAVGEGVAGYREGDRVLLNWAIPCLECPMCLRGHQNLCQTNNTVTAPAPARGHAHAEATRLDGAPVERSFALGTMCPHTIVREAALVPIHVDIPWESACIIGCGVMTGYGSAVNAGRVKAGDNAVVIGCGGVGLNAVQGCRIAGARKVIAIDLSEARLAMAKSFGATDTIQADRDDAGLLRAAGQVAELCGGIGADVAVEATAVPALGAAPLAMVRSGGVAVQASGIEQEVTIDMELFEWDKTYINPLYGGCRPAIDLPILLDLYARGELLLDEMISRRYPLDQLGEAFEDMHHGRIAKGVIVFD, encoded by the coding sequence ATGACCCATTCCGTTGCCGCCGCCGTCAGCGACTCGCAGGGCGGATTCAAGATCCGCGAGATTGAGGTCGGCGAGCCCGGGCCGGGCGAGGTCGCCGTGCGGGTGATGGCGTCGGGCGTCTGCCACACCGACTTCGACTCGATGAGTTGGGACCGCCCCGTGGTGATGGGCCACGAGGGGGCGGGCGTGGTCACGGCCGTTGGCGAGGGCGTCGCCGGCTACCGCGAGGGGGACCGCGTCCTGCTCAACTGGGCGATCCCCTGCCTGGAGTGCCCGATGTGCCTCCGCGGCCATCAGAACCTCTGCCAAACGAACAACACCGTCACCGCCCCCGCGCCCGCCCGCGGCCACGCCCACGCCGAGGCGACGCGGCTCGACGGGGCCCCGGTCGAGCGCTCGTTCGCGCTGGGCACGATGTGCCCGCACACCATCGTCCGCGAGGCGGCCCTCGTGCCGATCCACGTCGACATCCCCTGGGAGTCGGCCTGCATCATCGGCTGCGGCGTGATGACCGGCTACGGCTCGGCGGTGAACGCCGGCCGCGTGAAGGCGGGCGACAACGCGGTCGTCATCGGCTGCGGAGGCGTCGGCCTCAACGCGGTGCAGGGCTGCCGCATCGCCGGGGCGCGGAAGGTCATCGCGATCGACCTGAGCGAGGCCCGCCTCGCGATGGCCAAGTCGTTCGGCGCCACCGACACCATCCAAGCCGACCGCGACGACGCCGGTCTGCTCCGCGCCGCCGGGCAAGTCGCCGAGCTCTGCGGCGGGATCGGCGCCGACGTGGCCGTCGAGGCGACCGCGGTGCCGGCGCTCGGCGCGGCGCCGCTAGCGATGGTCCGCTCGGGGGGCGTCGCGGTGCAGGCCTCCGGCATCGAGCAGGAGGTCACGATCGACATGGAGCTGTTCGAGTGGGATAAGACCTACATCAACCCGCTCTACGGCGGCTGTCGCCCCGCGATCGACCTGCCGATCCTGCTGGACCTCTACGCCCGTGGCGAGCTGCTGCTCGACGAGATGATCAGCCGGCGTTACCCGCTCGACCAACTCGGCGAAGCGTTCGAGGACATGCACCACGGGCGGATCGCGAAGGGCGTGATTGTCTTCGACTGA
- a CDS encoding Putative esterase yields the protein MTRFRTIEVSDPPYESAGLRYVTVQTPNLVGRGDLSVFVPRQAGAVDGPLPVVTLLHGVYGSHWVWSQKAGVHLTAQRMIDAGELPPLLIAMPSDGLMFDGSAYLPHNGRRFDSWIVEDTHDALIEAGLPTAADAPRFLAGLSMGGYGALRLGAAHPERFAAFAGHSSITELEQMKLFVEEDLSVYGDQTGADSVIETMKRHADRLPPFRFDCGVEDELIDANRTLHQQLNDAGIGHEYAEHPGGHEWPYWAEHIRTTLKFFAAQL from the coding sequence ATGACACGCTTCCGCACGATCGAAGTCTCCGACCCGCCGTACGAATCGGCCGGGCTACGCTACGTCACGGTGCAGACGCCGAACCTCGTTGGGCGGGGCGACCTGAGCGTCTTCGTGCCGCGGCAAGCGGGGGCCGTCGATGGGCCATTGCCGGTCGTCACGCTGTTGCACGGCGTGTACGGCAGCCACTGGGTCTGGTCGCAGAAGGCGGGCGTCCACCTCACGGCCCAACGGATGATCGACGCGGGCGAATTGCCGCCGCTGCTGATCGCGATGCCCTCCGACGGGCTGATGTTCGACGGCTCCGCCTACCTGCCGCACAACGGCCGGCGGTTCGACTCTTGGATCGTCGAAGACACGCACGACGCGCTGATCGAGGCCGGCTTGCCGACCGCGGCCGACGCGCCCCGCTTCCTCGCCGGCCTATCGATGGGGGGCTACGGCGCGTTGCGGCTCGGCGCGGCGCATCCCGAACGCTTCGCTGCCTTCGCCGGGCACTCCTCGATCACCGAGCTGGAGCAGATGAAGCTCTTCGTCGAAGAGGACCTGTCGGTTTACGGCGATCAGACGGGCGCCGATTCGGTGATCGAGACGATGAAGCGGCACGCCGACCGACTGCCGCCCTTCCGCTTCGATTGCGGCGTTGAGGACGAACTGATCGACGCCAACCGGACGCTGCACCAACAGCTCAACGACGCCGGCATCGGGCACGAGTACGCGGAGCACCCGGGCGGGCACGAGTGGCCCTACTGGGCGGAGCATATCCGCACGACGCTGAAGTTCTTCGCCGCGCAGCTGTGA
- the bglJ gene encoding Transcriptional activator protein BglJ: MVAPPLLHAPSQDANNRHEHAAAYAVIVVSRDGRCLYSPNLPGLADAYPWELCWDHEGMECLREAFVDACMFRRRRADVAASLRVGERCYEFRVWLDPAGDDLVIGRLVRRFGETLTPREREVLTLVAGGAANGEIARLLNTSEATVRAHLKNMRDKLGVTRSEGLLLAAAGIEAT, encoded by the coding sequence ATGGTTGCCCCGCCCCTGCTGCACGCCCCCTCCCAAGACGCGAACAACCGCCACGAGCACGCCGCCGCCTACGCGGTGATCGTCGTCTCGCGCGACGGGCGGTGCCTCTACAGCCCGAACCTGCCCGGTCTGGCGGACGCCTACCCGTGGGAGCTCTGCTGGGACCACGAGGGGATGGAATGCCTGCGCGAGGCGTTCGTCGACGCCTGCATGTTCCGCCGCCGCCGGGCGGACGTCGCCGCTTCGCTCCGCGTCGGCGAGCGCTGCTACGAGTTCCGCGTCTGGCTCGACCCGGCGGGCGACGACCTGGTGATCGGCCGCCTCGTGCGCCGGTTCGGCGAGACGCTCACCCCGCGCGAGCGCGAGGTGCTTACGCTGGTCGCCGGCGGCGCGGCGAACGGGGAGATCGCTCGGCTCCTGAACACGAGCGAGGCGACCGTCCGCGCCCACCTGAAGAACATGCGAGACAAGCTGGGCGTCACCCGCAGCGAGGGCTTGCTGCTCGCCGCCGCCGGCATCGAAGCGACGTAG
- the hpt gene encoding Hypoxanthine-guanine phosphoribosyltransferase has translation MHVLHSESELQEGVERMAAQIAEVYGDRPLSIVCVLTGSVVLLADLIRKLEMPLRVGVIEASSYGGETTTRGELSINSELLFDIKDREVLLVDDIFDTGHTLVKVIEKMHEFGPKSIRSAVLLRKHGRQEVTQQPDFVAFEIPDEFVVGYGLDYDDHYRNLPFLGVLDQEDLDKHQELVGATDS, from the coding sequence ATGCACGTCCTCCACAGCGAATCCGAACTGCAAGAAGGCGTCGAGCGGATGGCCGCCCAGATCGCCGAGGTCTACGGCGACCGACCGCTGTCGATCGTCTGCGTGCTGACCGGCAGCGTCGTCCTGCTGGCGGACCTGATCCGCAAGCTCGAGATGCCCCTGCGGGTCGGCGTGATCGAGGCCTCCAGCTACGGGGGCGAGACCACCACCCGTGGCGAGCTGAGCATCAACTCGGAGCTGCTGTTCGACATCAAGGACCGCGAAGTGCTGCTGGTCGATGACATCTTCGACACGGGGCACACCCTCGTGAAGGTGATCGAGAAGATGCACGAGTTCGGCCCCAAGTCGATCCGCTCCGCGGTGCTGCTCCGCAAGCACGGCCGGCAGGAGGTGACCCAGCAGCCCGATTTCGTCGCCTTCGAGATCCCGGACGAGTTCGTCGTCGGCTACGGCCTCGACTACGACGACCATTACCGCAACCTCCCCTTCCTCGGCGTGCTCGACCAGGAAGACCTGGACAAGCACCAGGAGCTGGTGGGCGCCACCGACTCTTAA
- the nupX gene encoding Nucleoside permease NupX, with product MERYTSLLGLAVIIGLAWLMSSHKKRFPVRIVVCGLLLQFAFAFLILRTDPGRIVFEKIDDVFVGLLNCVDSGAEFMFGANFKDHFFAFRVLPTIIFFSAFMSIFYYLGVIQKVVGALAIVMQKTLGTSGAETLSSAANIFVGQTEAPLVIRPYISTMTRSELNAVMVGGFATMAGGVLGALSAMGINAGHLLSASVISAPGALLLAKVMQPETETPRTLGHVGVDVDDDSVNVLEAIAKGTTGGLQLALNVGAMLIVFLALIAVVNVLLGLTGDGFWWLAAQLGQDVPEDPSAWSLEGILGTLFAPLAWLIGIESTDCGKAGELMGLKMATNEFVAYGRLAEWAPVAADGTVNAEMISERTRQIMTYALCGFANFSSIGIQLGGIGGIAPERRSDLATLGLRAMIGGTLAAFMTACIASLLL from the coding sequence ATGGAACGCTACACCAGCCTGCTCGGCCTCGCGGTGATCATCGGCCTCGCCTGGCTGATGAGCTCGCACAAGAAGCGGTTCCCCGTGCGGATCGTCGTCTGCGGATTGCTGTTGCAATTCGCCTTCGCGTTTCTGATCCTCCGCACCGACCCGGGGCGGATCGTCTTCGAGAAGATCGACGACGTCTTCGTCGGCCTGCTGAACTGCGTCGACTCGGGCGCGGAGTTCATGTTCGGCGCCAATTTCAAGGATCACTTCTTCGCGTTCCGCGTGCTGCCAACGATCATCTTCTTCTCGGCGTTCATGTCGATCTTCTACTACCTGGGCGTGATCCAGAAGGTCGTCGGCGCGCTAGCGATCGTCATGCAGAAGACGCTGGGCACGTCCGGCGCCGAGACCCTCTCTTCCGCGGCGAACATCTTCGTCGGCCAGACCGAGGCGCCCCTCGTGATCCGGCCCTACATCAGCACGATGACCCGCTCGGAGCTCAACGCGGTGATGGTCGGCGGCTTCGCCACCATGGCGGGGGGCGTGCTCGGCGCGCTCTCGGCGATGGGCATCAACGCGGGGCACCTGCTGTCCGCTTCGGTTATCTCGGCGCCCGGCGCCCTGCTGCTCGCCAAGGTGATGCAGCCCGAGACCGAGACGCCCCGCACGCTGGGCCACGTCGGCGTCGACGTGGACGACGACAGCGTCAACGTCCTCGAGGCGATCGCCAAAGGGACCACCGGCGGCCTGCAACTTGCGCTGAACGTCGGCGCCATGCTGATCGTCTTCCTCGCGCTGATCGCGGTCGTGAACGTCCTGCTCGGCCTCACCGGGGACGGCTTCTGGTGGCTCGCCGCCCAGCTCGGTCAGGACGTCCCCGAAGACCCGTCCGCCTGGTCCCTGGAGGGGATCCTCGGCACGCTGTTCGCCCCCCTGGCGTGGCTCATCGGCATCGAGTCGACCGACTGCGGCAAGGCGGGGGAGCTCATGGGCCTCAAGATGGCGACCAACGAGTTCGTCGCCTACGGCCGCCTCGCCGAGTGGGCGCCGGTCGCCGCGGACGGCACGGTCAACGCCGAGATGATCAGCGAGCGGACCCGCCAGATCATGACCTACGCCCTGTGCGGCTTCGCCAACTTCAGCTCGATCGGCATCCAGCTGGGCGGCATCGGCGGCATCGCCCCCGAACGCCGCAGTGACTTGGCGACGCTCGGCTTACGAGCGATGATAGGCGGCACGCTGGCGGCCTTCATGACCGCTTGCATCGCGAGCCTGCTCTTGTAG
- the upp gene encoding Uracil phosphoribosyltransferase, producing MSGVFEVQHPLIDCHLTRLRDARTPSDEFRHLIRRLSTLLAYEATNDLRCEQTEVSTPLTTTEGSRLGERVGIVPILRAGLGMVDPVLDLIPTAEVWHLGLYRDEATAQPVEYYSKLPPGHPVDTALILDPMLATGGSVLAALETLKRWGVGRVKMLSVLAAQKGIDRVSEAFPDLQVYVCRIDPVLNDHNYIVPGLGDAGDRIFNTPG from the coding sequence GTGAGTGGCGTCTTCGAGGTCCAGCACCCGCTGATCGACTGTCACCTGACCCGGCTCCGCGACGCGCGGACCCCGTCGGACGAGTTCCGCCACCTGATCCGGCGGCTATCGACCCTCCTGGCGTACGAGGCGACCAACGACCTCCGCTGCGAGCAGACGGAGGTCTCCACGCCGCTCACCACAACCGAGGGGAGCCGCCTCGGCGAGCGGGTCGGCATCGTGCCGATCCTCCGCGCCGGGCTCGGCATGGTCGATCCGGTCCTCGACCTGATCCCGACCGCCGAGGTCTGGCACCTCGGCCTCTACCGCGACGAGGCGACCGCCCAACCGGTCGAGTACTACAGCAAGCTGCCCCCCGGGCACCCCGTCGACACGGCGTTGATCCTCGACCCGATGCTCGCCACTGGGGGCTCGGTCCTGGCGGCGCTCGAGACGCTCAAGCGATGGGGCGTCGGCCGCGTGAAGATGCTCTCGGTCCTCGCGGCCCAGAAGGGGATCGACCGGGTCTCCGAGGCGTTCCCCGACCTGCAGGTCTACGTCTGCCGGATCGACCCCGTGCTCAACGACCACAACTACATCGTCCCCGGCCTCGGCGACGCGGGCGACCGGATCTTCAACACACCGGGCTAG
- a CDS encoding Endonuclease/Exonuclease/phosphatase family protein, which yields MLDKRTIAGGWFLLGMVTVSLAKDPPAPAEGAIRVATYNVAMYRDRAGLLTEELRTGRSRQAERIAEVIQRVRPDLLLLCEIDYAAEKGPIKPLIASYLALPQAEGLRGIDYPSSFTAPVNTGDPSGLDLDFDGRTDGPNDAWGFGRYPGQYGMAVLSRYPIDHEATRSFRELLWSALPDARQPIDPKTGQPYYPDGLWRKLRLSSKSFWDVVVTTPYGRISLLCSHPTPPVFDGPEDRNGCRNADEIALVDHYVNRPTAEFLVDDQGLLGGLDASREFVILGDLNADPVDGDDRHGAIDALLTSERVARFEAPRSQGAVAAAERGIALNAQQKGDPSVDTADFGGDGVANMRVDYALPSRGLEVKATGVYWPKPGEPGAEAITASDHRMVWVDLVIKHDDPPSPQ from the coding sequence GTGCTGGATAAGAGAACGATCGCTGGTGGTTGGTTCCTCCTGGGGATGGTGACCGTCTCCCTCGCGAAAGACCCGCCGGCGCCCGCCGAGGGGGCGATCCGCGTGGCGACCTACAACGTGGCGATGTACCGCGACCGAGCGGGGCTGCTGACCGAGGAACTCCGCACCGGCCGGTCACGCCAGGCCGAGCGGATCGCGGAGGTGATCCAACGCGTGCGGCCCGATCTCCTGCTGCTCTGCGAGATCGACTACGCGGCCGAGAAGGGCCCGATCAAGCCGTTGATCGCGAGCTACCTCGCCCTGCCGCAAGCCGAGGGGCTTCGTGGCATCGACTATCCCAGCAGCTTCACGGCGCCGGTCAACACGGGGGACCCCTCGGGCCTCGACCTCGATTTCGACGGCCGGACCGACGGCCCGAACGACGCCTGGGGGTTCGGGCGCTACCCGGGGCAGTACGGCATGGCGGTGCTGTCTCGCTATCCGATCGACCACGAGGCGACGCGGTCGTTCCGAGAGTTGCTCTGGAGCGCTTTGCCCGACGCCAGGCAGCCGATCGACCCCAAGACGGGCCAGCCTTACTACCCCGACGGGCTGTGGCGGAAGCTCCGCCTGTCGTCGAAGAGCTTCTGGGACGTCGTTGTCACGACGCCGTATGGCAGGATCAGCCTGCTCTGCTCGCACCCGACACCCCCCGTGTTCGACGGGCCCGAGGACCGCAACGGCTGCCGCAACGCGGACGAGATCGCGCTCGTCGACCACTACGTGAACCGGCCGACGGCCGAGTTCTTGGTCGACGACCAGGGTCTCCTGGGTGGTCTCGACGCCTCGCGTGAGTTCGTGATCCTCGGCGACCTGAACGCGGACCCGGTCGATGGCGACGATCGGCACGGGGCGATCGATGCGTTGCTCACGAGCGAGCGTGTCGCTCGATTCGAGGCCCCGCGCAGCCAGGGCGCCGTGGCGGCCGCCGAACGCGGGATCGCGCTCAACGCTCAGCAGAAGGGCGATCCCTCGGTTGATACGGCCGACTTCGGCGGTGACGGCGTCGCGAACATGCGCGTTGACTACGCGCTCCCCTCACGCGGCCTGGAGGTGAAAGCCACGGGCGTCTACTGGCCCAAGCCGGGTGAACCGGGCGCCGAGGCGATCACCGCTTCAGATCACCGGATGGTCTGGGTCGATCTCGTGATCAAACACGACGACCCGCCAAGCCCGCAGTGA
- a CDS encoding PAP2 superfamily protein, whose amino-acid sequence MYATSPIKTLLILAASLAALLPGAATADVVLEWNRVASDVLRDNTSLQNPGMASRSMAMMNLAIYDAFAMTAPGATMFYDYGGGHTSPGYGYSNKAAASQAAHTVLSNLYTDQQAALDAALTSQLALIPDGQAKADGVTLGASIGQSILDRRAGDGYDTMSQYMPTNEPGHWQVDPLNPDQEAWGPDWGNVDTFAVKSNTQFMPAPMPDMTSQQYTDAFNEVKALGSVDSATRTQEQTDIGYFWAYDRLGMGTPHRLFNQALQNVAVQEGNTVKENAELFAKATVAVADAGITAWNSKFEYDFWRPVTGIREADTDGNPDTIADEDWTPLGAPGGEGTDFTPPFPTYLSGHATFGGALFGVLEEFYGTDDITFELTSEELEGAVATRSFDSFSEAMAENGRSRVYLGIHWNFDDTVAQVTGNEIAEYLFENPFIAATVVPEPSALGLLLLGVTAGLAGRRV is encoded by the coding sequence ATGTACGCCACCTCACCGATAAAAACGCTGCTGATCCTCGCCGCCTCGCTCGCCGCCCTGTTGCCGGGCGCTGCGACGGCGGACGTCGTCCTGGAATGGAATCGCGTCGCCTCGGACGTGCTGCGCGACAACACGTCGCTACAGAACCCGGGCATGGCGTCGCGGTCGATGGCGATGATGAACCTCGCGATCTACGACGCCTTCGCGATGACCGCGCCCGGCGCCACGATGTTCTACGACTACGGCGGCGGGCACACCTCGCCCGGCTACGGCTACTCGAACAAAGCGGCCGCTTCCCAAGCCGCCCACACCGTCCTGAGCAACCTTTACACCGATCAGCAGGCGGCCCTCGACGCCGCCCTGACGAGCCAGCTGGCGTTGATCCCCGACGGCCAGGCGAAGGCCGACGGCGTGACGCTCGGCGCCTCGATCGGCCAGTCGATCCTCGACCGCCGCGCCGGCGATGGCTACGACACCATGTCGCAGTACATGCCGACCAACGAGCCGGGCCACTGGCAGGTCGACCCCCTCAACCCGGACCAAGAGGCGTGGGGTCCCGACTGGGGGAACGTCGACACGTTCGCCGTTAAGTCGAACACCCAGTTCATGCCCGCCCCCATGCCGGACATGACCAGCCAACAGTACACCGACGCCTTCAACGAGGTGAAAGCGCTCGGCTCGGTGGATAGCGCAACGCGCACCCAGGAGCAGACCGACATCGGCTACTTCTGGGCGTACGACCGCCTCGGCATGGGGACGCCGCACCGGCTGTTCAACCAAGCGCTGCAGAACGTGGCGGTCCAAGAGGGCAACACGGTCAAAGAGAACGCCGAGCTGTTCGCGAAGGCGACCGTCGCCGTGGCGGACGCGGGCATCACGGCATGGAACTCGAAGTTCGAGTACGACTTCTGGCGCCCGGTGACCGGCATCCGCGAGGCGGACACCGACGGCAACCCGGACACGATCGCTGACGAGGACTGGACGCCGCTCGGCGCCCCCGGCGGCGAAGGCACGGACTTCACCCCCCCCTTCCCGACCTACCTGTCGGGCCACGCCACCTTCGGCGGGGCGCTGTTCGGTGTGCTGGAAGAGTTCTACGGGACCGACGACATCACCTTCGAGCTGACCTCCGAGGAACTCGAAGGCGCCGTCGCCACGCGCTCCTTCGACTCGTTCAGCGAGGCGATGGCCGAGAACGGCCGCAGCCGCGTCTACCTTGGCATCCACTGGAACTTCGACGACACGGTCGCCCAGGTGACCGGCAACGAGATCGCTGAGTACCTGTTCGAGAACCCCTTCATCGCGGCGACGGTCGTCCCGGAGCCGAGCGCTTTGGGTTTGCTCCTGTTGGGCGTCACTGCGGGCTTGGCGGGTCGTCGTGTTTGA
- a CDS encoding putative heme peroxidase — protein MSQAPARPAATQPEPATDGDPLAPYDGGWHCSHLYYSWDREKLNAMAPSHRDQVAETFAAALDPAAEGAPMRLQLSITSGHKADFGVMMLDPNPLTIDAVHQRLMSGAAGVVLTTGYSFVSVTEISEYVPSPEDYGKRLVREGEEAGSPAYEAKVKAYADRLEGMNRQRLTPELPPYPSVCFYPMNKKRKVGENWFSLSKEERSRMMGEHARSGMAFAGKVSQLITVGLGLDDWEWGVTLWGANPAYLKDIVYQMRFDEASARYAEFGPFLIGYVCDADQLLKHCHVRS, from the coding sequence ATGTCCCAAGCTCCCGCCCGCCCCGCCGCCACGCAGCCCGAGCCCGCCACCGATGGCGATCCGCTCGCCCCGTACGACGGCGGGTGGCACTGCAGCCACCTCTACTATTCGTGGGACCGCGAGAAGCTGAACGCGATGGCTCCGTCGCATCGCGATCAGGTGGCAGAGACCTTCGCCGCGGCGCTCGATCCGGCGGCCGAGGGCGCGCCGATGCGCCTCCAGCTGTCGATCACCAGCGGGCACAAGGCGGACTTCGGGGTCATGATGCTCGACCCGAACCCGCTCACAATCGATGCGGTCCATCAACGCCTGATGTCCGGTGCAGCCGGCGTCGTCCTCACGACCGGTTACTCGTTCGTCTCGGTGACCGAGATCAGCGAGTACGTCCCCTCGCCAGAGGACTACGGCAAGCGTCTAGTCCGCGAGGGGGAGGAGGCGGGTTCTCCGGCCTACGAGGCCAAGGTGAAGGCGTACGCCGATCGGCTGGAAGGCATGAACCGGCAACGACTTACGCCCGAATTGCCGCCCTATCCGTCGGTCTGCTTCTACCCGATGAATAAAAAACGGAAGGTTGGCGAAAACTGGTTTAGCCTCTCCAAGGAAGAACGCTCCCGGATGATGGGCGAGCACGCCCGCAGTGGGATGGCGTTCGCCGGCAAGGTGAGCCAGCTGATTACCGTCGGCCTGGGTTTGGACGATTGGGAGTGGGGGGTTACGCTATGGGGAGCGAACCCAGCCTATCTAAAAGACATCGTCTACCAGATGCGGTTTGACGAGGCGTCCGCCCGGTACGCGGAGTTCGGTCCCTTCCTGATCGGCTACGTCTGCGACGCCGATCAACTGCTCAAGCACTGCCACGTGAGAAGCTAA